The following are encoded in a window of Carya illinoinensis cultivar Pawnee chromosome 15, C.illinoinensisPawnee_v1, whole genome shotgun sequence genomic DNA:
- the LOC122296932 gene encoding uncharacterized protein LOC122296932 encodes MSSCQSTGATSTTLAPVRSEDPAWAHARAVPGARNNTECLYCNKVIRGGGITRLKYHLAGIPGNVEACKKVSEDVKWQMKELLDEMKRSKEKKRKISLEIGGDIDLTSDDIDDSNSMEGQSQLSKGKGKSRESGTGKSVGGLSRFFAPRTTPGAQPSIKSFMCSNEMLVQAKMAVARWWYDSNLPFNAAQSKFYQPAIDAMTAIGPGFKGPSLYELRGNLLKMAVNEVQDYLQQIKKVWNDTGCTLMADGWTNQKQQSIINFLVYCPKGTMFLKSVDTSGLRKDAETLFNIFDEVVQEIGAENLVQFITDNDASYKAAGKKLQQKYGSFYWSPCAAHCIDLMLENFCDPRYFPLIDDTIKKAKKITKFIYNHGWVLALMRQEFTKGHDLCRPAVTRFATNFLSIQCLLLFKKELRQMFTCDKWIALSHSKSIIGKKIAGIVLEDKEFWAQCQFIVKISEPLVRVLRLVDGDEKPAMGYLYDAMERAKENIKARCNNKVSIFSPFTRIIDSRWDKQLHSPLHAAGCLLNPGIFYSPSFKKKK; translated from the coding sequence ATGTCTAGTTGTCAATCAACCGGTGCTACATCTACAACACTTGCTCCTGTAAGATCAGAAGATCCAGCATGGGCCCATGCACGTGCAGTGCCAGGGGCTAGAAATAATACTGAATGTTTATATTGTAATAAAGTAATTAGAGGTGGCGGGATCACTCGGTTGAAGTATCATCTAGCTGGGATTCCAGGCAATGTAGAAGCATGTAAAAAGGTCTCTGAAGATGTAAAATGGCAAATGAAAGAGTTGcttgatgaaatgaaaagaagcaaagagaaaaaaagaaaaataagcttGGAGATTGGAGGCGATATAGATTTAACATCTGATGATATTGATGATAGTAATAGTATGGAGGGACAGTCTCAGCTTTCAAAAGGTAAGGGGAAGTCGAGAGAATCTGGAACTGGAAAGTCAGTGGGGGGATTAAGTAGATTTTTTGCTCCAAGAACAACTCCTGGGGCCCAACCTTCAATTAAGAGTTTTATGTGTTCGAATGAGATGCTTGTACAAGCAAAGATGGCTGTAGCACGCTGGTGGTATGATTCTAATCTGCCGTTCAATGCGGCTCAATCCAAGTTTTATCAACCAGCTATCGATGCCATGACTGCTATCGGGCCAGGATTTAAGGGCCCTTCTTTATATGAGTTGAGAGGAAATTTGTTAAAGATGGCTGTGAATGAGGTTCAagattatttgcaacaaattaAGAAGGTTTGGAATGACACCGGTTGTACACTAATGGCAGATGGTTGGACAAATCAGAAGCAACAATCAATAATCAACTTTTTAGTTTATTGTCCGAAAGGTACAATGTTCTTGAAGTCTGTTGATACATCTGGCCTTAGAAAAGATGCTGAAACATTGTTTAATATCTTTGATGAGGTTGTTCAAGAAATTGGAGCTGAGAATCTTGTGCAGTTCATAACAGACAATGATGCAAGTTATAAAGCTGCAGGAAAAAAGTTACAACAGAAGTATGGCTCTTTCTACTGGTCCCCTTGTGCAGCTCATTGCATAGACTTGATGTTGGAGAATTTTTGTGATCCAAGATATTTTCCCCTTATTGATGATACtataaaaaaggcaaaaaagataACAAAGTTCATCTATAACCATGGTTGGGTTTTGGCATTGATGAGACAAGAGTTCACCAAAGGTCATGATTTGTGTCGTCCTGCAGTTACAAGGTTTGCgacaaattttttaagtatccaATGCTTGCTCTTGTTTAAGAAAGAACTGAGACAAATGTTTACTTGTGATAAATGGATTGCATTAAGTCATTCTAAAAGCATCATAGGGAAAAAGATAGCTGGGATTGTTTTAGAAGATAAAGAGTTTTGGGCTCAAtgtcaatttattgttaaaattagTGAGCCTTTGGTTCGTGTTCTACGACTTGTTGACGGGGATGAGAAGCCTGCAATGGGATACTTGTATGATGCAATGGAAAGAGCCAAAGAGAACATAAAAGCAAGATGTAATAACAAAGTTAGTATATTCAGTCCATTCACCAGGATCATTGATTCTAGATGGGATAAGCAGCTTCACAGTCCATTACATGCGGCGGGTTGTCTTCTTAACCCTGGAATTTTCTATAGCCccagctttaaaaaaaaaaaatga